One Tumebacillus amylolyticus DNA segment encodes these proteins:
- a CDS encoding acyl-CoA dehydrogenase family protein produces the protein MTTTHQHRKLGGQFLLEETRSGGIFTPEDCTDEHRMIRRLARDFAQKEVLPHNERLEGQDWDFTVSLLKKAGDLGLLAHSVPEAYEGLGLDKMTKVIVGEEVGQIGGYSVMHLNHTGIATLPITYFGTQEQKAKYLPKLASGEFLGAYCLTEPAAGSDALGAKTTAKLNEEGTHYLLNGTKQFITNAGFADTFIVYAKVDGTKFTTFIVEKNFPGLSLGPEENKMGIKSSSTRQVFFEDCLVPVENVLGEVGRGHVIAFNVLNLGRFNLGAAALGGAKAAFAEGVKYAKSRVQFNRTLASFPATQEKLADMAARIYAMESLEYRTAHLLEGALGGLYEETDTRKIAGALMEYAIECSICKVFGSETLQAVVDESLQLHGGYGYMREYRIEQMYRDARINRVYEGTNEVNRLLVPGLLMKKASAGTLPVPDAIERATAELFGDAPIAEGLLARERGMVNAVRRVFLTLLGLAYEEHQENLEAQQETVMKLSELGIQLYAMESALLRTEQAMAKQGEEQSALKRDLTAAFLDDAFLQCEMLARKVLAGLLTAERVGEFRTLIPQQFAGFYPEGHVERKRRIAERLIEGDGYTS, from the coding sequence ATGACCACCACTCACCAACACCGGAAACTCGGCGGGCAGTTCCTGCTCGAAGAAACCCGCTCCGGCGGCATCTTCACGCCCGAAGACTGCACCGACGAGCATCGGATGATCCGCCGACTGGCGCGCGACTTCGCGCAAAAGGAAGTCCTCCCGCACAACGAGCGTTTAGAAGGCCAAGACTGGGACTTCACCGTCTCGCTTTTGAAAAAAGCGGGCGATCTCGGCCTGCTCGCACACTCCGTCCCGGAGGCGTACGAAGGTCTCGGTCTCGACAAAATGACCAAAGTCATCGTCGGCGAGGAAGTGGGGCAAATCGGCGGTTACAGCGTCATGCACCTCAACCATACGGGCATCGCGACGCTCCCGATCACCTACTTCGGAACTCAGGAGCAAAAAGCGAAATACCTGCCGAAGCTCGCCTCCGGTGAATTCCTCGGAGCGTACTGCCTGACAGAACCCGCTGCCGGTTCTGACGCCCTCGGTGCCAAAACGACCGCGAAATTGAACGAGGAAGGCACGCACTACCTTCTCAACGGAACGAAGCAGTTCATCACCAACGCGGGATTCGCGGATACGTTCATCGTCTACGCCAAGGTGGACGGTACGAAATTCACGACGTTCATCGTGGAGAAAAACTTCCCCGGCCTCTCGCTCGGTCCGGAGGAGAACAAGATGGGGATCAAGTCTTCGTCCACGCGTCAGGTATTTTTCGAAGACTGCCTCGTGCCGGTCGAGAACGTGCTGGGCGAAGTCGGGCGCGGGCACGTCATCGCCTTCAATGTGCTGAATCTCGGTCGCTTCAATCTCGGCGCGGCGGCACTCGGAGGTGCCAAAGCGGCTTTTGCAGAAGGGGTGAAGTACGCCAAGAGCCGCGTGCAGTTCAACCGAACGCTCGCCTCTTTCCCGGCCACTCAGGAAAAACTCGCCGACATGGCGGCGCGCATCTATGCGATGGAGTCGCTCGAATACCGCACGGCGCACCTGCTCGAAGGCGCCCTCGGCGGCCTGTACGAAGAGACCGACACCCGCAAGATCGCCGGGGCGCTGATGGAGTATGCCATCGAATGCTCCATCTGCAAAGTGTTCGGCTCGGAAACCTTGCAAGCGGTGGTCGATGAGAGCTTGCAACTGCACGGCGGGTACGGCTACATGCGCGAGTACCGCATCGAGCAGATGTACCGCGATGCGCGCATCAACCGCGTCTACGAAGGCACCAACGAAGTCAACCGCTTGCTCGTGCCGGGTCTGCTGATGAAAAAAGCGTCCGCAGGCACCCTCCCGGTGCCGGACGCCATCGAACGAGCGACGGCAGAGTTGTTCGGGGACGCACCGATTGCTGAGGGACTGCTTGCCCGCGAGCGCGGCATGGTCAATGCGGTGCGACGAGTTTTCCTCACGCTGCTCGGCCTTGCGTACGAAGAGCACCAAGAAAACTTGGAAGCGCAACAGGAGACCGTCATGAAGTTGTCCGAACTCGGCATCCAACTCTATGCGATGGAGAGCGCCCTGCTGCGCACCGAGCAAGCGATGGCAAAGCAAGGCGAGGAACAATCGGCACTCAAACGCGACCTCACCGCCGCGTTCCTCGACGATGCTTTCCTGCAATGCGAGATGTTGGCGCGCAAAGTATTGGCCGGATTGCTGACCGCAGAACGCGTCGGAGAGTTCCGCACGCTGATCCCGCAACAGTTCGCAGGCTTCTATCCGGAAGGCCACGTCGAGCGCAAACGCCGGATCGCCGAGCGTTTGATCGAAGGAGACGGCTACACGAGCTAA
- a CDS encoding MaoC/PaaZ C-terminal domain-containing protein, whose product MELRDYQVGDALPTLTKPPVTKTQLVMYSGASGDYNPIHTVEEFAHSVGLGGVIAHGMLTMAFAGQMLTDWIGSGGVLGQYKVRFTGMVRPGDTVSCSGEVLERIVENDRTRFTVTVRAVTDQGIEAISGTAIVWI is encoded by the coding sequence ATGGAACTTCGTGACTACCAAGTGGGCGACGCTCTGCCCACGCTGACCAAGCCCCCCGTCACCAAGACGCAGCTGGTCATGTACTCCGGTGCTTCGGGCGATTACAACCCGATCCACACCGTCGAAGAGTTTGCGCATTCGGTCGGACTCGGCGGCGTCATCGCGCACGGGATGTTGACGATGGCGTTTGCAGGGCAGATGTTGACCGACTGGATCGGTTCGGGAGGTGTACTCGGACAATACAAAGTCCGCTTCACCGGCATGGTGCGCCCCGGCGACACCGTGAGCTGCTCGGGAGAAGTTTTAGAACGAATTGTGGAAAACGATCGCACACGCTTCACCGTGACCGTCCGCGCCGTCACGGACCAAGGAATCGAAGCCATCTCAGGCACCGCCATCGTTTGGATCTAG
- a CDS encoding SDR family oxidoreductase, whose protein sequence is MHVHELFNLKGKKALVTGGGRGLGEQIAHALAEAGADVIVCSRKVENCEEVAREIREATGQEAHALALDVTNPESVKEATAQALELFGQIDILVNNAGVSWGAKFFDMPLDKWNQVMNVNATGAFLMTQALAQGMIARKSGRIVNVASIAGLLGTDPTVMHAVGYHASKGALIAMTRDLAVKFARSGVTVNAIAPGFFPSKMTEALLSFGGKKILEGVPMKRFGNDHDLKGLAVYLASDASAYMTGQVLVLDGGSSAM, encoded by the coding sequence ATGCATGTACATGAACTTTTCAACCTGAAAGGGAAAAAAGCCTTGGTCACCGGAGGCGGCCGCGGCTTAGGGGAACAGATCGCCCACGCGTTGGCAGAAGCAGGGGCGGATGTCATCGTCTGTTCCCGCAAAGTCGAGAACTGCGAAGAGGTTGCCCGCGAAATTCGCGAAGCCACGGGGCAGGAGGCACACGCGCTGGCTCTGGACGTCACCAACCCGGAGAGCGTCAAGGAAGCGACAGCCCAAGCTCTGGAGCTGTTCGGCCAGATCGACATCCTCGTCAACAACGCCGGCGTTTCGTGGGGCGCGAAGTTTTTTGACATGCCGCTGGACAAGTGGAACCAAGTGATGAACGTCAACGCCACCGGCGCGTTTCTCATGACGCAAGCACTCGCCCAAGGCATGATCGCACGAAAAAGCGGACGCATCGTAAACGTCGCGTCCATCGCCGGACTGCTCGGCACCGACCCGACGGTCATGCACGCCGTCGGCTACCACGCGTCCAAGGGGGCCTTGATCGCCATGACCCGCGATCTCGCCGTGAAGTTTGCCCGCTCCGGCGTCACCGTCAACGCGATTGCACCGGGCTTTTTCCCCAGCAAAATGACCGAAGCTCTGCTGAGTTTCGGCGGAAAAAAAATTCTCGAAGGCGTGCCGATGAAACGCTTCGGTAACGACCACGACCTCAAAGGTCTCGCCGTCTACCTCGCATCCGACGCCTCAGCCTACATGACAGGACAGGTGCTGGTCCTCGACGGCGGCTCTTCGGCGATGTAA
- a CDS encoding FAS1-like dehydratase domain-containing protein — protein MQNLTSIIGQTTSAVLNEVEKGAVRKFADAIGDPNPIFRTGDASGRITVPPTFSFTFDHGDLDGFSLKTDGLIHGEQEFNLLHPIYVGDTLSCSMTVKDVYERSGKSGSMTFLVLEQTGVNQHGKTCYHNVATIIIR, from the coding sequence ATGCAAAACTTGACATCCATCATCGGGCAAACCACGTCCGCCGTTCTCAACGAAGTGGAAAAAGGGGCGGTCCGCAAATTCGCGGATGCCATCGGCGATCCCAACCCGATTTTTCGCACGGGAGATGCTTCGGGCCGCATCACGGTGCCGCCGACGTTCTCTTTTACATTTGATCATGGAGATTTGGACGGGTTTAGTTTGAAAACAGACGGCCTGATCCACGGTGAACAGGAGTTCAACTTGCTTCATCCGATCTACGTGGGCGATACCCTGTCCTGTTCCATGACGGTCAAGGATGTGTACGAGCGTAGCGGCAAGAGCGGCTCGATGACGTTCCTCGTGCTCGAACAGACCGGGGTCAACCAGCATGGCAAAACGTGTTACCACAACGTCGCGACGATCATCATCCGTTGA
- a CDS encoding SDR family NAD(P)-dependent oxidoreductase: protein MRVSEKVAIVTGAGRGIGAATALRLAQEGAKVVVNDISPEFAEQSAAAIREAGFEAIAFPCDITDRPSVQAMVQQAVDTYGRLDILVNNAGVIRDNMVHKMSDDDWDTVMNVHLKGAFICSQEAQKHMVTQKYGKIVNFSSTSALGNRGQLNYATAKAGLQGFTKTLAIELGRYNINVNAVAPGFIETDMTRATAERMGVDFEQFKEYGAKQSLLGRTGKPEDIANAVLFLVSDEASFITGQVLYVRGGI from the coding sequence ATGCGCGTATCCGAAAAAGTAGCCATCGTCACCGGAGCAGGTCGCGGCATCGGAGCTGCCACCGCTCTTCGCCTTGCCCAAGAGGGGGCCAAAGTCGTCGTCAACGACATCTCGCCGGAATTTGCGGAACAGAGTGCCGCAGCCATTCGCGAAGCGGGGTTTGAAGCCATCGCATTCCCGTGCGACATCACCGATCGTCCGTCCGTGCAAGCGATGGTGCAACAAGCCGTGGATACATACGGTCGTCTCGACATCCTCGTCAACAACGCCGGCGTCATCCGTGACAACATGGTGCACAAAATGAGCGACGACGACTGGGATACGGTGATGAACGTCCACCTCAAAGGGGCGTTTATCTGCTCCCAAGAAGCGCAGAAACACATGGTCACGCAGAAGTACGGCAAGATCGTCAACTTCTCGTCGACTTCGGCGCTTGGCAACCGCGGCCAACTGAACTACGCCACGGCCAAAGCCGGTCTGCAAGGGTTCACCAAAACGCTTGCCATCGAACTCGGCCGCTACAACATCAACGTCAACGCCGTCGCACCGGGCTTCATCGAGACCGACATGACCCGCGCCACAGCGGAGCGCATGGGGGTGGATTTCGAGCAGTTCAAGGAATACGGTGCAAAGCAATCGCTCCTCGGGCGCACCGGCAAACCGGAAGACATCGCCAACGCCGTCCTGTTCCTCGTTTCGGACGAAGCGAGCTTCATCACCGGGCAAGTGCTGTACGTGCGCGGCGGGATTTAA
- a CDS encoding long-chain-fatty-acid--CoA ligase, protein MTKEISHVVGEALAIPETSLFQAAVKTAELYPDSPVMYFYDRTISYRAFLAAVERMSAFFAEQGIAKGDRVGIMLPNCPHYVIAFYACARIGAVVVQVNPMYTPREVEYTLNDSGAKVLVVLDRLYTPLANLASLQALNSVLLASFGPTAPDADTPESVVPWDDALTRDLEIPEPAIIDPSEDVAVLQYTGGTTGRSKGAMLTHENLVANTYQLLHVIGSDVRGGLDKILTAIPLFHVYGMTVAMNMAVFTGASMILLPRFDLQELLQTIKQHRPRFFPGVPTMYVAIANHPDAEQYDVDCIEICNSGSAPLPVEVMHKFEKRTGANVLEGYGLSEASPVTHSNRLTHAKVPGSIGLVFPGTESKIVDLGTGDDVQTLGEIGELVVKGPQVMKGYWNMEQETAHTIRNGWLYTGDIARMDENGYFYIVDRKKDMILSGGFNVYPRDIEEVLYQHPAVQEAVVVGVPDEYRGESAKAFVVLREGLDPSGLEQELDDWCRERLAAYKVPRIYEFRAELPKTAVGKILRRALRDA, encoded by the coding sequence GTGACCAAGGAGATCAGCCATGTTGTGGGGGAAGCGCTCGCAATTCCTGAGACTTCTCTGTTTCAAGCAGCGGTGAAGACCGCAGAGCTCTATCCTGATTCGCCTGTTATGTATTTTTACGACCGGACGATTTCGTACCGGGCGTTTTTGGCGGCGGTGGAGCGTATGTCGGCGTTTTTTGCAGAGCAAGGCATCGCCAAGGGCGACAGAGTGGGCATCATGTTGCCGAACTGTCCGCACTATGTCATCGCGTTCTACGCGTGTGCCCGCATCGGGGCTGTCGTTGTTCAAGTCAATCCCATGTACACACCGCGTGAAGTCGAATACACCTTGAACGACTCGGGGGCCAAGGTACTCGTCGTCTTGGACCGTCTCTATACGCCGCTTGCAAACCTAGCTTCCCTGCAAGCCCTCAACTCTGTGCTCCTTGCCTCCTTTGGACCAACGGCACCGGACGCCGACACCCCTGAAAGCGTTGTGCCGTGGGACGATGCACTCACTCGCGATCTGGAAATTCCGGAACCGGCGATCATCGACCCGTCCGAAGACGTTGCCGTGCTCCAATACACCGGCGGCACCACGGGCCGCTCCAAGGGCGCGATGCTCACCCATGAAAACCTCGTCGCCAACACCTACCAACTGCTCCACGTCATCGGCAGTGACGTGCGCGGCGGTCTTGATAAAATCCTCACAGCCATTCCGCTCTTTCATGTCTACGGCATGACCGTCGCGATGAACATGGCGGTGTTCACCGGAGCTTCGATGATCCTCCTGCCGCGCTTTGACCTGCAAGAACTGCTCCAGACGATCAAGCAGCACCGGCCGCGATTCTTCCCCGGCGTTCCGACGATGTACGTCGCCATCGCCAACCATCCGGACGCAGAGCAGTACGATGTGGATTGCATCGAGATCTGCAACAGCGGTTCCGCTCCGCTACCCGTCGAAGTGATGCACAAGTTTGAGAAGCGCACGGGTGCCAATGTGCTCGAAGGCTACGGCCTCTCCGAAGCCTCTCCCGTCACACACAGCAACCGCCTGACGCACGCCAAAGTTCCCGGCAGCATCGGCCTCGTCTTCCCAGGGACGGAATCGAAAATCGTCGACCTCGGGACAGGAGATGATGTGCAGACTCTCGGCGAGATCGGCGAACTGGTCGTCAAAGGACCGCAAGTGATGAAAGGCTACTGGAACATGGAGCAAGAAACGGCGCACACGATCCGCAACGGCTGGCTCTACACCGGCGACATCGCCCGCATGGATGAAAACGGATACTTCTACATCGTCGATCGCAAAAAAGACATGATCCTCTCCGGCGGCTTCAACGTCTACCCGCGCGACATCGAAGAAGTTCTCTACCAGCACCCCGCTGTCCAAGAAGCGGTCGTCGTCGGCGTCCCTGACGAATACCGCGGCGAATCGGCCAAAGCGTTCGTCGTCCTGCGGGAAGGTCTCGACCCGAGCGGATTGGAGCAAGAACTTGACGACTGGTGCCGCGAACGATTGGCGGCGTACAAGGTCCCCCGCATCTACGAATTCAGAGCGGAGTTGCCCAAGACGGCAGTGGGCAAGATTCTTCGCCGGGCGTTGCGCGACGCGTAA